The segment GCAACTTCCACCAACTGTGACCCCATTTGATGCGCACTTGCCAAATTAGTCCCACTGTGATCTGGACTTTGTGGCCCACAATCATAGTATTATATTACTGTTTATTGTGGCTCTAATAATATTTATGAGACTGTAGTTAGAGTTGATCACAGTTCTCGGTGGGTGGAATTGGATTCATTCAAAGGTCGGAAATTTGACAAACCCCTTCGATCTCTCCCGCAGGTGTCCGGAGAGACGAGAGCTCACTCTCTCCCCCCCACCCTCCTCACGACACGGGAGCTATGAGCGGACTGCGCAAGCACGTCATGATGGGACTGGTGTTACTGATGTGCACGCTGACCGAGCACTGCAGCGAGAGCGCGCCCTCGACAGCTCCCACCACGACTGCAGCGGCTGCCGGCGGGGACGCGCAGCGGGACTTGAGGCGGATAGTAGAGATCGTGAGACACGTGGAGGAGAACCGGGGACGCCACGGCGCGAAAACGGAAGCCGTGCTAACGTCACGGGTGGACAGCTCTTCGGTGGAGCAGAGAGATTTTCGCAACAGAACAGACAGAGGAAACCATGCTGTCGGTAAGTGGCTGTTTGTCCTCCGGGTGGGATCCTTAAAAGTGGATGTCAGAAGGATGCTGTGAAGTTAAGGATGTAACCTGCTGGGAtccacttttattttttccttttatttgaaATGGCATCTGGCTGTGCAGATGTTATTGCTTTGTCTTTCTGGGCCTTTATCTTTGTGTTTAATGGCTGCCACTCACTGTGATGTCTAGATTTATCCTGGTTTTGGTTTACAAAGGTGTCCTTGATCTAACTGCTGTGGCAGGGGGGGAAGACAGACCTTCTAAGAAAATGTAGATGTGTTGCCATGGGCTTTCATGAAAACGTGTGGCACTCCCCTCCCCTCTTCTCTTCCAACAGTTGTAGTTCCCAGGGACCTAAGAAAGAAGGAGAAATTTCTAAAGCACATAACAGGTAAGTTATGTACAGGTGACTGAAagttgctgctgtgacaagtgTGTGAAACTCGTTCTATGGACTTATGACTCCCAAATTCATACGGACAATGACCGAGGCAGTCGAATCTACATGAAATTGAATTATAGCCTTAGATAAAAACCGTGAAACAGATGTTAGCGCAGGTGCCTGTAAAGCTGGAAATGTGCTTAAAGGCCGCTCTCTTCTCCTCTGTAGGTCCGCTCTACTTCAGCCCCAAGTGCAGGAAGAATGTGTACAAAGTTTACCACCACACCAGAGACTGCACGAtacctgcatgtaagctgctATTACTCAGGCCCTCTTACACTACCAGGAATGACTTTGTCAATCCAATGTCAACACGCTGTATGAAAAGAACCCGCTCACTGTCTTTGCGCTGTATTTTCTCTTCTCAGACTTCAAAAGATGTGCGCGACTTCTCACTCGGCTAGCGGGCAGCCCACAGTGCACAGAGGGGTAGCACACACAAGGTACCACGATGCTTTCACCTCTAACTCAAACAGAACCGTTGCAGGGAGGAAATGCGTCCACAGCGCAGGTCATCTGAGTGCCCTCGTGTGTTGCTGGGCGTAGTTCTGACAGTCCACACGTTTGAGCGTGCAGTTATTTATGCTTCTATGGCATGTGACAAGGAGGAAGTGGCTGGAAAAACTCAGACTAATCAAAAATGGGACTTCATACATGGTGCAATATTCTACTTTTGGATAAAGACTACTGATGAATTAATGCGATAGCAATGCGCTTTTATAGGGCTACAGGCACGTGGTGTATCTTGTACAAAAGCATCACAGGTTCTTAAACAGGCTGTATTTGTGCAGTAGACAACTTTCACTGAAATTATCTGCTTTCTGAGGcatgtttttcatcattttgcaCTGgctaattgtcttttttttggttGCACTTTTTACCATTTGCACCATTCTACAGTATTGAGGATGTTACATACAATCATCCTTTTTCTATTTAATATTTGATTAAAGATTCAGCTCAGCAGTAAACAAATGCCATGAATCTGGTGATGATCTTACATTGCC is part of the Odontesthes bonariensis isolate fOdoBon6 chromosome 24, fOdoBon6.hap1, whole genome shotgun sequence genome and harbors:
- the alkal2a gene encoding aLK and LTK ligand 2a; this translates as MSGLRKHVMMGLVLLMCTLTEHCSESAPSTAPTTTAAAAGGDAQRDLRRIVEIVRHVEENRGRHGAKTEAVLTSRVDSSSVEQRDFRNRTDRGNHAVVVVPRDLRKKEKFLKHITGPLYFSPKCRKNVYKVYHHTRDCTIPAYFKRCARLLTRLAGSPQCTEG